Proteins encoded together in one Argiope bruennichi chromosome 1, qqArgBrue1.1, whole genome shotgun sequence window:
- the LOC129975026 gene encoding uncharacterized protein LOC129975026, producing the protein MSTNNETFHNVSPFLVEKAITGTLGTVSSTRKLRSGDLLVEVSSRKQSQQILKLKTLGTISVSVSAHATLNSSKGVITCGELFNDSIEKITAELKPEGVTHVRRITIRRDGQLLPTKHFILTFNNPKLPESVKVGYMKLPVRTYIPNPLRCFQCQRFGHSKASCRGTLTCARCEKKAMTTNSVLHRKSA; encoded by the coding sequence ATGTCTACAAACAATGAAACCTTCCATAATGTTTCAccttttcttgttgaaaaggcCATCACTGGAACACTTGGTACTGTATCATCGACCCGGAAACTACGATCTGGTGATTTGCTTGTGGAAGTGAGTTCCCGAAAGCAATCGCAACAAATACTGAAACTGAAAACATTGGGAACAATATCTGTAAGCGTAAGTGCTCACGCtacattaaattcttcaaaaggtGTAATAACGTGTGGCGAGTTGTTTAATGATTCCATTGAAAAAATTACTGCAGAACTGAAACCAGAAGGAGTAACTCATGTACGCCGTATAACTATCCGACGGGATGGTCAACTCCTTCCTACTAAGCACTTCATTCTCACGTTTAACAATCCTAAATTACCTGAATCCGTGAAAGTCGGCTATATGAAATTGCCTGTTAGGACATATATCCCAAACCCACTTCGATGTTTCCAATGCCAACGCTTTGGGCATTCTAAAGCCAGCTGCCGCGGGACTCTCACCTGTGCCCGCTGTGAGAAAAAGGCCATGACAACCAACAGTGTTCTGCACcggaaaagtgcgtga
- the LOC129975041 gene encoding uncharacterized protein LOC129975041 produces MRSGDLMIEVSSKKQAQQILKIKALATIPVTVISHTSLNFSKGVITCGELFNVPLEEITVELKPQGVTHVRQITIRRDEQLLPTKHYILTFHRPTIPEFIYAGYIKLPVRQYIPNPLRCFKCQRFGHSKVNCRGTLTCARCAGKDHDSEHCNAPEKCVNCGGCHASFSRVCERWKLEKQITAIKFKESISYSEARQKVVAQTPKPGVSYASVVKTPFCANCKCTNCVKYNSQTTTVKNSSDSEIENSPSSAPETSKPVRSKSKSNSNSQRALKLKLSKRGLSPKELRTKLKKSATQSSVALGLATKGNVHKDLTSIFGSPKSPDSISLHPSDEEDELQMSCDVSPTLHNTCRNKLNSTVS; encoded by the coding sequence ATGCGTTCCGGTGACTTGATGATAGAAGTCTCCAGTAAAAAGCAAGCAcagcaaatattgaaaattaaagcttTAGCTACAATCCCTGTAACCGTTATCTCTCATACATCGTTAAATTTTTCCAAAGGTGTAATCACATGTGGCGAACTGTTCAATGTTCCCCTTGAGGAGATCACTGTGGAACTGAAACCCCAAGGAGTAACCCATGTACGCCAAATTACTATTAGGCGGGATGaacaactccttcccacaaagcaTTACATCCTTACATTCCATAGACCAACAATTCCAGAATTCATATATGCTGGATATATTAAACTACCTGTTCGGCAGTACATCCCAAATCCTTTGAGATGCTTTAAATGCCAGCGTTTCGGCCACTCGAAGGTAAATTGCCGCGGGACGCTAACATGCGCCCGCTGTGCGGGAAAAGACCATGATAGCGAACATTGTAACGCCCccgaaaagtgcgtgaactgtggAGGTTGTCATGCATCGTTTTCTCGAGTCTGCGAACGCTGGAAACTTGAAAAGCAAAtaactgcaataaaatttaaagaatccatTTCTTATTCTGAAGCAAGACAAAAAGTAGTGGCTCAAACACCCAAACCTGGTGTGAGTTATGCTTCCGTTGTAAAAACACCATTCTGTGCAAACTGTAAATGCACAAACTGTGTGAAATATAACTCCCAAACTACAACTGTCAAAAACTCTTCCGACTCGGAGATTGAAAATTCACCATCCAGTGCACCAGAAACTAGCAAACCAGTCCGATCGAAATCGAAATCAAACTCCAATTCTCAAAGAGCACTAAAGCTAAAGCTGTCAAAACGGGGACTCTCGCCAAAAGAATTAAGaacgaagttaaaaaaatctgcaacacAAAGTTCTGTCGCTTTGGGACTTGCGACGAAAGGtaatgtccataaggacttaacgtccatctTTGGCTCACCTAAAAGTCCCGATTCCATTTCCCTCCATCCGTCTGACGAGGAGGATGAATtacaaatgagttgcgatgtttcgccAACTCTTCATAACACTTGCCGTAATAAACTTAATTCTACTGTTTCTTAA